A genomic region of Tsukamurella pulmonis contains the following coding sequences:
- the rsmH gene encoding 16S rRNA (cytosine(1402)-N(4))-methyltransferase RsmH: MSDEFFGHVPVLATRVRELLAPALQHDGAVYVDATLGAGGHSELILESFPQARVVGLDRDTDAHAIAGERLARFGDRFIPVHTRYDGMADALDDLGLSLSSGGPGVDAILFDLGVSSMQLDRPERGFAYSVDAPLDMRMNAEDPLTAADVLNTYSHGELARILQRYGDERFAGKIASAVLKEREKEPFTTSGRLVELLYATIPAPARRTGGHPAKRTFQALRIEVNAELASLEAAVPQGLDALAPDGRIVFLSYQSLEDRIVKAALAERTRSSTPAGLPVDLPGTGATFELLTRGAERATDDEIAENQRAAPVRMRAARRLETPTDRTRSTRSAR; encoded by the coding sequence ATGTCCGACGAGTTCTTCGGCCACGTGCCGGTCCTCGCGACCCGCGTGCGTGAGCTCCTCGCCCCGGCCCTGCAGCACGACGGTGCCGTCTACGTGGACGCGACGCTCGGCGCCGGCGGACACTCCGAGCTCATCCTCGAATCCTTCCCGCAGGCACGCGTCGTCGGCCTCGACCGCGACACCGACGCCCATGCGATCGCGGGGGAGCGGCTGGCCCGCTTCGGCGATCGCTTCATCCCGGTACACACCCGCTACGACGGGATGGCCGACGCCCTCGACGATCTGGGGCTCTCGCTGTCCTCCGGCGGACCCGGCGTGGACGCGATCCTGTTCGACCTCGGGGTGTCGTCGATGCAGCTCGACCGCCCCGAACGGGGCTTCGCCTACTCCGTCGACGCCCCGCTCGACATGCGCATGAACGCGGAGGACCCGCTCACCGCGGCCGACGTGCTCAACACCTACTCGCACGGCGAGCTCGCGCGGATCCTGCAGCGCTACGGCGACGAGCGGTTCGCGGGCAAGATCGCCTCCGCGGTGCTCAAGGAGCGCGAGAAGGAGCCGTTCACCACCAGCGGCCGCCTCGTGGAGCTGCTCTACGCCACGATCCCCGCGCCCGCGCGCCGCACCGGCGGGCATCCGGCCAAGAGGACCTTCCAGGCCCTGCGCATCGAGGTCAACGCCGAGCTCGCCTCGCTGGAGGCCGCGGTTCCGCAGGGCCTCGACGCGCTCGCCCCGGACGGACGCATCGTCTTCCTGAGCTACCAATCGCTCGAGGACCGGATCGTCAAGGCCGCGCTCGCAGAGCGCACGCGCTCGAGCACCCCCGCCGGGCTCCCCGTCGACCTGCCCGGCACCGGCGCGACCTTCGAACTGCTCACCCGCGGCGCCGAGCGCGCCACCGACGACGAGATCGCCGAGAACCAGCGTGCGGCGCCCGTGCGGATGCGCGCGGCCCGCCGCCTCGAGACCCCCACCGACCGGACCCGCAGCACGAGGAGCGCGCGATGA
- a CDS encoding UDP-N-acetylmuramoyl-L-alanyl-D-glutamate--2,6-diaminopimelate ligase, with amino-acid sequence MPESTLTRPAHPRGATPAEVVAQVAGVTLAGADAGELRLTGATVRAQEARAGDLFCAVPGTATHGARFAAGAIEAGAVAVLTDADGAALLAEDGLDVPVLLHGDPRSVLGPVAAVVYGAPSSRMTLVGITGTSGKTTTSYLVEAALAAGGNPTGLIGTVGTRIAGVDVPTTLTTPEGTALQGLFASMVERGVTAAVMEVSSHALDQNRTGGSRFAVGGFTNLSQDHLDYHPTMEDYFAAKSLLFIGPEACDRAVICVDDEWGQRMAELRRAAELPLVTVATAGPADWTAGEVAAHSDGTQRFTLSGPDGQTFSAVVGLPGAYNVANAALALVIAHEAGVPLADAARGIGAVAVPGRVQRIDRGQDFLAVVDYAHKPAALDAVIATLRGQTAGRIAVVVGAGGDRDRGKRPLMGEAAARAAELVIVTDDNPRTEDPAAIRAAVVAGARAVAGGGEIREVGDRRAAIAEAIDWARTGDVVLVAGKGHEAGQEIHGVKHPFDDRDEVAAALEARAAGEAGA; translated from the coding sequence GTGCCCGAATCGACTCTCACACGTCCCGCCCACCCCCGCGGAGCGACACCGGCCGAGGTCGTGGCGCAGGTCGCGGGCGTCACCCTCGCCGGTGCCGACGCCGGCGAGCTGCGGCTGACCGGTGCCACCGTGCGCGCCCAGGAGGCGCGCGCCGGCGACCTGTTCTGCGCCGTGCCCGGCACCGCCACCCACGGCGCGCGCTTCGCCGCCGGGGCGATCGAGGCGGGGGCCGTCGCGGTCCTCACCGACGCCGACGGTGCCGCCCTCCTCGCCGAGGACGGCCTCGACGTGCCCGTCCTGCTGCACGGCGACCCGCGCTCGGTGCTGGGCCCCGTCGCGGCCGTCGTGTACGGCGCACCGTCGAGCCGGATGACGCTCGTCGGCATCACCGGCACCTCGGGCAAGACCACCACCAGTTACCTGGTCGAGGCGGCGCTCGCCGCGGGCGGCAACCCGACGGGCCTGATCGGCACCGTCGGCACCCGCATCGCCGGGGTCGACGTCCCGACCACGCTCACCACCCCCGAGGGCACCGCCCTGCAGGGCCTGTTCGCGTCCATGGTCGAGCGCGGCGTCACCGCCGCCGTGATGGAGGTGAGCTCGCACGCCCTGGACCAGAACCGGACGGGCGGCAGCCGGTTCGCGGTCGGCGGCTTCACCAACCTGAGCCAGGACCACCTCGACTACCACCCCACGATGGAGGACTACTTCGCCGCGAAGTCGCTGCTCTTCATCGGTCCCGAGGCGTGCGACCGCGCAGTGATCTGCGTCGACGACGAGTGGGGCCAGCGCATGGCGGAGCTGCGCCGCGCGGCCGAGCTGCCGCTGGTCACCGTCGCCACCGCCGGTCCCGCCGACTGGACCGCCGGCGAGGTCGCCGCGCATTCGGACGGCACCCAGCGGTTCACGCTGAGCGGCCCGGACGGGCAGACCTTCTCCGCCGTGGTCGGCCTGCCCGGCGCCTACAACGTCGCCAACGCCGCGCTGGCCCTGGTCATCGCGCACGAGGCGGGCGTCCCGCTCGCCGACGCCGCGCGCGGTATCGGCGCCGTCGCGGTGCCCGGCCGGGTGCAGCGGATCGACCGCGGTCAGGACTTCCTCGCCGTCGTGGACTACGCGCACAAGCCCGCCGCGCTGGACGCGGTGATCGCGACGCTGCGCGGCCAGACGGCCGGCCGCATCGCCGTCGTCGTGGGCGCGGGCGGCGACCGCGACCGCGGCAAGCGCCCGCTCATGGGCGAGGCCGCGGCGCGCGCCGCCGAGCTCGTCATCGTCACCGACGACAACCCGCGTACCGAGGACCCGGCCGCGATCCGCGCCGCCGTGGTCGCGGGCGCCCGCGCCGTCGCGGGCGGCGGCGAGATCCGGGAGGTCGGCGACCGCCGCGCCGCGATCGCCGAGGCGATCGACTGGGCCCGCACCGGCGACGTCGTGCTCGTCGCGGGCAAGGGCCACGAGGCCGGCCAGGAGATCCACGGCGTCAAGCACCCCTTCGACGACCGCGACGAGGTCGCGGCGGCGCTCGAGGCGCGCGCCGCAGGGGAGGCCGGCGCATGA
- the mraZ gene encoding division/cell wall cluster transcriptional repressor MraZ, with the protein MFTGTYTPKLDDKGRLTLPAKYREELAGGLTITKGQDRSLTVYPKAEFERIAEKADAIEWTDPAGRAFYRNFFASSDDQRPDSQGRISLSADHRRYAGLTKECVVVGSRRFLEIWDAEAWEHYQAQHEDDYAQPQSESLKAIF; encoded by the coding sequence ATGTTCACGGGTACCTACACGCCGAAACTCGATGACAAGGGACGGCTCACCCTCCCCGCGAAGTACCGCGAGGAACTGGCGGGAGGGCTGACGATCACGAAAGGACAGGATCGAAGCCTCACGGTGTACCCGAAGGCGGAGTTCGAGCGCATCGCCGAGAAGGCGGATGCCATTGAATGGACCGACCCGGCGGGGCGCGCCTTCTACCGCAACTTCTTCGCCAGCTCGGACGACCAGCGTCCCGACTCCCAGGGTCGGATCTCGCTCTCGGCCGATCACCGCCGCTACGCAGGCCTGACCAAGGAATGCGTGGTGGTCGGATCGCGGAGGTTCCTGGAGATCTGGGACGCGGAGGCGTGGGAGCACTACCAGGCACAGCACGAAGACGACTACGCACAGCCGCAGTCCGAATCGCTCAAGGCGATCTTCTGA
- a CDS encoding peptidoglycan D,D-transpeptidase FtsI family protein: MTRAQRPPTKTRPTARSGAPRTPAPKPGPQSARARVKGGRAPEASAAFNGRARVGGWVIVAVFAVIAVWLGVVQFVQAPSLSAKAESQRQVKEVLPAVRGSITDRAGQPIAFTMEAKSLTLQPVAVRKQIQEKYDKDVELVKEGGDAAKGVEPVGVDDRLQEIAKKIVSVLGDSVSEDKLLEQMRSNDTFVYLARGVDPAKASAITDEYDEVGAERQSIRNYPGGSLAANIVGTTGFEGQGLIGLESSLDSILAGSDGSRTYDRGSDGAIIPGSTRDIHPAADGARVVLTLDNDVQFFVQQAVAQAKAKSGAKSVQAVVLDAKTGQVMAMGVDNTFNPSLGMNNQPDSARTGNLAVTTPFEPGSVNKLITAVAAIDEGKTKPDEVLQVPGQIRMSGVTVKDAWAHGTEPYTTTGVFGKSSNVGTLMLAQRVGEDAFADYVDRFGLGKATAVGLPGESGGNVPPRNQWSGGTFANLPIGQGLSMTVLQMAGMYQALANDGVRIPPRIIKEVDGAANPASGAEPVRVMSPETARTVLDMFRAALQRDPMGYQQGTGAPGAVEGYQISGKTGTAQQVDPVTKAYSNSQYNITFAGVAPTNDPRFVIGLMMDAPTRSSDGTGGQSAAPLFHDIASFLLQKYGVPLSPPSRPLTLVAGK, encoded by the coding sequence GTGACCCGCGCCCAGCGCCCGCCGACGAAGACCCGGCCCACCGCCCGCTCCGGCGCACCGCGCACGCCCGCTCCCAAGCCCGGGCCCCAGTCCGCGCGCGCCCGGGTCAAGGGCGGTCGCGCCCCCGAGGCGTCCGCCGCCTTCAACGGTCGTGCCCGCGTCGGCGGCTGGGTGATCGTGGCGGTCTTCGCCGTCATCGCCGTGTGGCTCGGCGTGGTCCAGTTCGTGCAGGCGCCCTCCCTCTCCGCGAAGGCCGAGAGCCAGCGCCAGGTCAAGGAAGTACTGCCGGCGGTCCGCGGCTCGATCACCGACCGCGCCGGGCAGCCGATCGCCTTCACGATGGAGGCCAAGTCGCTGACCCTGCAGCCCGTCGCGGTGCGTAAGCAGATCCAGGAGAAGTACGACAAGGACGTCGAACTCGTCAAGGAGGGCGGCGACGCCGCGAAGGGAGTCGAGCCCGTCGGCGTCGACGACCGGCTGCAGGAGATCGCCAAGAAGATCGTCTCGGTCCTCGGCGACTCCGTCAGCGAGGACAAGCTGCTCGAGCAGATGCGCAGCAACGACACCTTCGTCTACCTGGCCCGCGGCGTCGACCCGGCCAAGGCGTCGGCGATCACCGACGAGTACGACGAGGTCGGCGCCGAGCGGCAGTCGATCCGCAACTACCCCGGCGGATCGCTCGCCGCGAACATCGTGGGCACCACCGGATTCGAGGGGCAGGGCCTGATCGGACTCGAGTCCTCGCTCGACTCGATCCTGGCCGGTAGCGACGGCTCGCGCACCTACGACCGCGGCTCCGACGGTGCGATCATCCCCGGCAGCACCCGCGACATCCATCCCGCCGCCGACGGCGCGCGGGTGGTGCTCACTCTCGACAACGACGTGCAGTTCTTCGTCCAGCAGGCCGTCGCGCAGGCGAAGGCCAAGTCCGGCGCCAAGAGCGTGCAGGCCGTGGTCCTCGACGCGAAGACCGGCCAGGTGATGGCGATGGGCGTCGACAACACCTTCAACCCGTCGCTCGGCATGAACAACCAGCCGGACTCTGCGCGCACCGGCAACCTCGCGGTCACCACGCCCTTCGAGCCCGGCTCGGTGAACAAGCTCATCACGGCCGTGGCCGCGATCGACGAGGGCAAGACCAAGCCCGATGAGGTGCTGCAGGTCCCGGGCCAGATCCGCATGTCCGGCGTCACCGTCAAGGACGCGTGGGCGCACGGCACCGAGCCGTACACCACCACCGGCGTCTTCGGTAAGTCCTCCAACGTGGGCACGCTGATGCTCGCGCAGCGCGTCGGCGAGGACGCCTTCGCCGATTACGTCGACCGCTTCGGCCTCGGCAAGGCCACCGCCGTGGGCCTGCCGGGCGAGTCCGGCGGCAACGTCCCCCCGCGCAACCAGTGGTCCGGCGGCACCTTCGCCAACCTGCCGATCGGCCAGGGCCTGTCGATGACGGTGCTGCAGATGGCCGGCATGTACCAGGCGCTCGCCAACGACGGGGTCCGGATCCCCCCGCGCATCATCAAGGAGGTCGACGGCGCCGCCAACCCCGCGTCCGGCGCCGAGCCCGTCCGCGTGATGAGCCCCGAGACCGCCCGCACCGTGCTCGACATGTTCCGTGCGGCCCTGCAGCGCGATCCGATGGGCTACCAGCAGGGCACCGGTGCGCCCGGCGCCGTCGAGGGCTACCAGATCAGCGGCAAGACCGGCACTGCGCAGCAGGTGGACCCGGTGACCAAGGCCTACTCGAACTCGCAGTACAACATCACCTTCGCGGGCGTCGCGCCCACGAACGATCCGCGGTTCGTCATCGGCCTGATGATGGACGCCCCCACCCGCAGCTCCGACGGCACGGGCGGGCAGTCCGCGGCACCCCTGTTCCACGACATCGCGTCCTTCCTCCTGCAGAAGTACGGCGTCCCGCTCTCGCCGCCGTCGAGGCCGTTGACGCTGGTGGCCGGGAAGTAG